The following are from one region of the Vicugna pacos chromosome 9, VicPac4, whole genome shotgun sequence genome:
- the LOC102545725 gene encoding liver carboxylesterase isoform X2, which produces MCSQDPVAGQMLSELFTNRKEKIKLQFSEDCLYLNIYTPADLTKRSRLPVMVWIHGGGLVVGGASTYDGLALSAHENVVVVTIQYRLGIWGFFSTGDEHSRGNWGHLDQVAALHWVQKNIAHFGGDPGSVTIFGESAGGESVSVLVLSPLAKNLFHRAISESGVALTAGLVQKDMKAAMKKIAVLAGCKTITSAVLVHCLRQKTEDELLEVSLKMKFFGPDSFSDTKESHPFLPTVVDGVLLPKMPEEILAEKDFNTVPYIVGINKQEFGWIIPMMMGYPLSEGKLDQEEATVLVQKSSSLLNVPKELAPVATEKYLAGTDDPVKKKDLLVDLIADGMFGVPSVNVARHHRDSGAPTYMYEFQYRPSFSSDMRPTTVAGDHGDEIFSVFGAPFLKGGASEEETNLSKMVMKFWANFARNGNPNGEGLPHWPVYDQKEGYLQIGVTTQAAEKLKAEEVAFWTELLSKEAARKASRTAHVEL; this is translated from the exons AT GTGCTCCCAAGACCCAGTGGCCGGGCAGATGCTCTCAGAACTCTTTACCAACAGAAAGGAGAAGATTAAACTCCAGTTTTCCGAAGACTGTCTTTACCTGAATATTTACACCCCCGCTGACTTGACGAAGAGAAGCAGGCTGCCC GTGATGGTGTGGATCCACGGAGGAGGTCTGGTGGTGGGCGGGGCATCAACCTATGACGGGCTGGCCCTCTCTGCCCATGAAAACGTGGTGGTGGTGACCATTCAGTACCGCCTGGGCATCTGGGGATTCTTCAG CACTGGGGACGAACACAGCCGGGGGAACTGGGGTCACCTGGACCAGGTGGCTGCCCTGCACTGGGTCCAGAAGAACATCGCCCACTTTGGAGGAGACCCAGGCTCTGTGACCATCTTTGGGGAGTCAGCTGGAGGGGAAAGTGTCTCGGTTCTT GTGTTATCTCCCCTGGCCAAGAATCTCTTCCACCGGGCCATCTCTGAGAGCGGCGTGGCTTTAACTGCTGGCCTGGTCCAGAAGGACATGAAGGCTGCCATGAAG AAAATTGCAGTCCTTGCTGGGTGTAAAACCATCACCTCGGCTGTCCTTGTTCACTGCCTGCGCCAGAAGACAGAGGACGAGCTTTTGGAGGTGTCGCTGAAGATG AAATTTTTCGGTCCTGATTCATTTTCAGATACCAAGGAG agccACCCTTTCCTGCCCACGGTGGTGGACGGAGTGCTGCTGCCAAAGATGCCTGAAGAGATTCTGGCTGAAAAGGACTTCAACACCGTCCCCTACATCGTGGGGATCAACAAGCAGGAGTTTGGCTGGATTATTCCAATG ATGATGGGCTACCCACTCTCTGAAGGCAAACTGGACCAGGAAGAGGCCACAGTGCTCGTGCAGAAGTCCTCCTCTCTCCTT AACGTCCCTAAGGAACTGGCTCCGGTGGCTACTGAGAAGTATTTAGCAGGGACAGATGACCCTGTGAAAAAGAAAGACCTGTTAGTCGACTTGATTGCAGATGGGATGTTTGGTGTCCCATCTGTGAATGTGGCTCGTCACCACAGAG ATTCCGGGGCCCCCACCTACATGTATGAGTTCCAGTATCGCCCAAGCTTCTCGTCAGACATGAGACCCACGACGGTGGCAGGAGACCATGGGGATGAGATCTTCTCTGTCTTCGGGGCTCCATTTTTAAAAG GGGGCGCCTCAGAAGAGGAGACCAATCTCAGCAAGATGGTGATGAAATTCTGGGCCAACTTTGCTCGGAACGG GAATCCCAATGGCGAGGGGCTGCCCCACTGGCCGGTGTACGACCAAAAGGAAGGCTACCTTCAGATTGGCGTCACCACCCAGGCAGCCGAGAAGCTGAAAGCCGAGGAAGTGGCTTTCTGGACCGAGCTCCTGTCCAAGGAGGCAGCGAGGAAGGCATCCCGGACAGCACACGTCGAGCTGTGA
- the LOC102545725 gene encoding liver carboxylesterase isoform X1, whose product MEAAKNWNWGHATVVNHMQAWCSQDPVAGQMLSELFTNRKEKIKLQFSEDCLYLNIYTPADLTKRSRLPVMVWIHGGGLVVGGASTYDGLALSAHENVVVVTIQYRLGIWGFFSTGDEHSRGNWGHLDQVAALHWVQKNIAHFGGDPGSVTIFGESAGGESVSVLVLSPLAKNLFHRAISESGVALTAGLVQKDMKAAMKKIAVLAGCKTITSAVLVHCLRQKTEDELLEVSLKMKFFGPDSFSDTKESHPFLPTVVDGVLLPKMPEEILAEKDFNTVPYIVGINKQEFGWIIPMMMGYPLSEGKLDQEEATVLVQKSSSLLNVPKELAPVATEKYLAGTDDPVKKKDLLVDLIADGMFGVPSVNVARHHRDSGAPTYMYEFQYRPSFSSDMRPTTVAGDHGDEIFSVFGAPFLKGGASEEETNLSKMVMKFWANFARNGNPNGEGLPHWPVYDQKEGYLQIGVTTQAAEKLKAEEVAFWTELLSKEAARKASRTAHVEL is encoded by the exons ATGGAAGCCGCAAAGAATTGGAACTGGGGACATGCAACTGTGGTGAACCACATGCAAGCCTG GTGCTCCCAAGACCCAGTGGCCGGGCAGATGCTCTCAGAACTCTTTACCAACAGAAAGGAGAAGATTAAACTCCAGTTTTCCGAAGACTGTCTTTACCTGAATATTTACACCCCCGCTGACTTGACGAAGAGAAGCAGGCTGCCC GTGATGGTGTGGATCCACGGAGGAGGTCTGGTGGTGGGCGGGGCATCAACCTATGACGGGCTGGCCCTCTCTGCCCATGAAAACGTGGTGGTGGTGACCATTCAGTACCGCCTGGGCATCTGGGGATTCTTCAG CACTGGGGACGAACACAGCCGGGGGAACTGGGGTCACCTGGACCAGGTGGCTGCCCTGCACTGGGTCCAGAAGAACATCGCCCACTTTGGAGGAGACCCAGGCTCTGTGACCATCTTTGGGGAGTCAGCTGGAGGGGAAAGTGTCTCGGTTCTT GTGTTATCTCCCCTGGCCAAGAATCTCTTCCACCGGGCCATCTCTGAGAGCGGCGTGGCTTTAACTGCTGGCCTGGTCCAGAAGGACATGAAGGCTGCCATGAAG AAAATTGCAGTCCTTGCTGGGTGTAAAACCATCACCTCGGCTGTCCTTGTTCACTGCCTGCGCCAGAAGACAGAGGACGAGCTTTTGGAGGTGTCGCTGAAGATG AAATTTTTCGGTCCTGATTCATTTTCAGATACCAAGGAG agccACCCTTTCCTGCCCACGGTGGTGGACGGAGTGCTGCTGCCAAAGATGCCTGAAGAGATTCTGGCTGAAAAGGACTTCAACACCGTCCCCTACATCGTGGGGATCAACAAGCAGGAGTTTGGCTGGATTATTCCAATG ATGATGGGCTACCCACTCTCTGAAGGCAAACTGGACCAGGAAGAGGCCACAGTGCTCGTGCAGAAGTCCTCCTCTCTCCTT AACGTCCCTAAGGAACTGGCTCCGGTGGCTACTGAGAAGTATTTAGCAGGGACAGATGACCCTGTGAAAAAGAAAGACCTGTTAGTCGACTTGATTGCAGATGGGATGTTTGGTGTCCCATCTGTGAATGTGGCTCGTCACCACAGAG ATTCCGGGGCCCCCACCTACATGTATGAGTTCCAGTATCGCCCAAGCTTCTCGTCAGACATGAGACCCACGACGGTGGCAGGAGACCATGGGGATGAGATCTTCTCTGTCTTCGGGGCTCCATTTTTAAAAG GGGGCGCCTCAGAAGAGGAGACCAATCTCAGCAAGATGGTGATGAAATTCTGGGCCAACTTTGCTCGGAACGG GAATCCCAATGGCGAGGGGCTGCCCCACTGGCCGGTGTACGACCAAAAGGAAGGCTACCTTCAGATTGGCGTCACCACCCAGGCAGCCGAGAAGCTGAAAGCCGAGGAAGTGGCTTTCTGGACCGAGCTCCTGTCCAAGGAGGCAGCGAGGAAGGCATCCCGGACAGCACACGTCGAGCTGTGA